A single Candidatus Korarchaeota archaeon NZ13-K DNA region contains:
- a CDS encoding phosphate ABC transporter ATP-binding protein — translation MRKVALLVEGLSVRIGGREILRNINLELPERRILAVMGPSGSGKSTLLRAINRLLDIVPSCEVRGRVVIHGMDVYSSDPYKVRRLTGMVFQVPNPFPNMSIYDNVAIGPKLNGLAKSKQELDDLVRWALEKAMLWDEVRERLRDPPHKLSGGQQQRLCLARALALRPKLLLLDEPTANVDPINAAKIEEALRGLVETHEITVVFVTHTPHQAMRISDYVAFLYMGELVEFGLTEEIALNPRHELTMRFLKGEV, via the coding sequence ATGAGGAAGGTGGCCCTGCTGGTTGAGGGATTGAGCGTCAGGATAGGGGGGAGGGAGATACTGAGGAACATAAATCTGGAGCTCCCTGAGAGGAGGATACTCGCGGTCATGGGTCCCTCGGGCTCCGGGAAGTCGACCCTGCTGAGGGCCATAAACAGGCTGCTCGACATCGTGCCCTCCTGCGAGGTCAGGGGAAGGGTCGTGATTCACGGGATGGATGTCTACTCCTCCGACCCCTACAAGGTGAGGAGGCTTACAGGGATGGTCTTCCAGGTCCCCAACCCGTTCCCCAACATGAGCATCTACGATAACGTTGCCATAGGGCCGAAGCTCAATGGGCTGGCAAAGAGCAAGCAGGAGCTGGATGATCTGGTCAGGTGGGCCCTTGAGAAGGCCATGCTCTGGGATGAGGTGAGGGAGAGGCTCAGGGATCCCCCTCACAAGCTGAGCGGTGGGCAGCAGCAGAGGCTCTGCCTCGCCAGGGCGCTGGCCCTGAGGCCGAAGCTCCTCCTCCTGGACGAGCCCACGGCCAACGTTGACCCGATAAACGCCGCTAAGATAGAGGAGGCCCTGAGGGGCCTGGTCGAGACCCATGAGATAACAGTCGTCTTCGTCACCCACACCCCCCACCAGGCCATGAGGATCTCCGACTACGTGGCGTTCCTCTACATGGGTGAGCTCGTCGAGTTCGGCCTCACAGAGGAGATAGCCCTCAACCCGAGGCACGAGCTCACCATGAGGTTCCTGAAGGGGGAGGTCTGA